The proteins below come from a single Prochlorococcus marinus str. MIT 9215 genomic window:
- a CDS encoding porin yields MNLNSSFTGDDNLYVRIKTGNGKGWTATTTQGGYLVSNNSNGDTLKVDKIWYSFPVGERNTFWIGPEVENYYMHATTPSIYSPTLKQFTLGGNASAYGASTNSGFGWAYNADNGFAVSSNFVSQQTNVATAGLLTNEAKTSWATQVGYTKPQYSVSAILNLKYNGWADSYFGTSNGNSRGTALNSTNVGLRAWWRPQETGTATPSISVGYDVSSIDGAASSADSTDMIFVGLNWSDMITADDKIGLAFGQPQTNENDTVDPFAYEAYYEYTVNDATKLRTTVFGNSDRDGTAGNDNTGVVVETSFKF; encoded by the coding sequence ATGAACCTTAATTCTAGTTTCACAGGTGATGACAATCTGTACGTAAGAATTAAAACAGGTAATGGAAAAGGTTGGACAGCTACAACTACCCAAGGTGGATATCTAGTTTCAAATAATTCAAACGGTGATACACTGAAAGTTGACAAAATTTGGTACTCATTCCCAGTAGGCGAGCGTAACACTTTCTGGATAGGACCAGAAGTTGAAAACTACTATATGCACGCTACAACACCTTCTATTTATAGCCCAACATTGAAGCAATTTACTCTTGGTGGTAATGCTTCTGCATATGGTGCTAGTACTAACTCAGGTTTTGGTTGGGCATACAATGCTGATAATGGTTTTGCAGTTAGTTCAAACTTTGTTTCTCAACAAACAAACGTAGCTACTGCAGGTTTATTAACTAACGAAGCTAAAACAAGTTGGGCTACTCAAGTTGGTTACACAAAACCTCAGTATTCAGTTTCTGCCATACTCAACCTTAAGTACAATGGTTGGGCTGATAGCTACTTTGGTACTTCGAATGGAAATTCTAGAGGAACTGCTCTCAATAGTACTAACGTTGGCTTAAGAGCTTGGTGGAGACCTCAAGAAACTGGTACAGCTACTCCTTCAATATCTGTAGGTTATGATGTCTCATCAATCGATGGCGCAGCTTCTTCTGCTGACTCAACTGATATGATTTTTGTTGGTTTAAACTGGTCAGATATGATTACAGCTGATGACAAGATCGGTCTTGCATTCGGTCAGCCACAAACAAATGAAAATGATACTGTAGATCCATTCGCTTATGAAGCTTATTACGAGTACACCGTTAATGATGCAACAAAATTGAGAACTACTGTGTTTGGTAACTCAGATAGAGATGGTACAGCGGGTAATGACAACACCGGTGTTGTTGTTGAAACATCATTCAAGTTCTAA